The DNA sequence TAATCATTGGAGTACCATAATATTAAAAGTCATTCTCATGAATGAGAACTAGAGAATTATGCTTACTTGTTAATTCGGTACAATTCggagtaaaatataatttgattttgagattaaatatgacccagacatgtTGTTGACAGATTTTGTGAACTTcattaaaaatctgtttttatatCTCCTGCTTTAATAAAGAGAATTGAGGAAcctctatttaaaatatttaaatatttttttaggcaGAGCTACTGTTCTAGTTTCTGTATAGTGCTGCAAGACTGACACCTACTGACTAACACTGAACACTGCAAGATCAGGAAGCACAATTCCCTCAACAGGAAGTGACTGTGGGCACTGATTGTTCACCTACCCCTTTCTTTGCAGTGGCTGGCTTCTTCTTTCCAATAATGGAGGGTTTCACTTCTGAAAACAGACAGCATAGTCAGAGAAAGGTAAACAGGAAACCATTTTCTCCTAGATTATTCCAGAGAACACAACTGCTCCAGACAAGGATCATTAGTGCATGGCGATAGAGCCAACGGTGCCCTGAGAAATATCATGctggcaaagcctgaggaaagaAAAGAGGTCACACCTCACATAATCAATTCGATTTTCATTCGAGCAAGAGTGCGTTTAAAGTGTATACATGAACACTGGGAACATCCATGCAGCATTACTATTGCATATTGATTCAATGGGTTACATAAATTAGCCATAAATCTAGTGTCTTGAAGCTTTGTGATAAGACGAATGCTGAAATTGGTCTTCAGATTTACATCCACTGCATCCTGATCAACAATGAAAAGCCGCTCTAATCTCAATCCAGACCAGGAAAAAACACAGCAGAGCTCTGTGTCCAGTCTGGAAAGTGCATGAAAGATCAGAAAACCCTACATTACACTTCTTCTTTTGGTCAGCGAGCAAGTTTACACACCAACTATGGGAAAGTGGGATAAGATATGCCACTTTTGAGTGGAATaggaaggaatagttcacccaaaaacagaaATTGTTGAGTTCaaccagctgataaaaacatctcaatctACACGATTGTACTGAACTGTTTCTGCTTGTAAACActgcttgatttgtgcatatttcgcTCCTGATTCAGAAAAGGTGGAAAAAAGATagcttgatggatttgtttcttataagcCTGCAgctttaattgatggactggagtggtgtggattattgtgatgtttttaatcagctgtttagactctcattctgatggcacccattcactgcagaggatccactggtgagtgaTTACTTTCTCTgtatctgttcaaatgaagaaacaaacacaggtCACAAAAAGTGGTTCAGTGACAACTTGCCCCACGTAAAGAGTCAGAACTGGCAAACACTCAGTGAGTAAGAATAATTACATAGCATATagatatgtatacatacatataataggGACGTCGTCGTCAATAATAGTAGAAATGTTTGTAGTTGATAAtcattaaaatgatcaatttgAAAGTAATGTTCCAGGTTTAATAGTTTAATAAGCCCAAAATATACTTCAGTTTTTATGTGTAAACCAAGGTATGAATAAAGTGCATAAAGTTTATCATCAGCATATTATGTGTGAACTTTATAAGCACAGCCAAATTTTGCACATATAGCCCAAAAGGCTATGATTTCAGCTGTAtttcgtgtgtgtttgtgtcaaaaATGAATTATACTTTGGGCTTTAAGATCTATTAACAGCATATATTTCATAATGTTGATCAGCACTGAATTTCTCAATTTTAAATGAAGTCCCAGTCAACAACTGTGTCAGTGCAATAAATACACTGTCCCTGATGACACCCTGGACAGATTTGAATTGGTAAGAAaatgcataattatttaaaagcagTAAAGACTATTTCTACGTTAACATCAAGCTTTTAAAATATGAGCAGTTTTGCAGTAATATGATAAAGAGGAAGGGGTGGAGCCAAAgcggcacacacacactcaaattaaGTCTCAGTCAAGCGCAGAACCATGCTGCTTCATTCTGAACAGCCAATAGGCATCCTGCCATTTCAAAATCATTCATATCACCTTCTGGAGAATCTGCAGACATCAATCTCATTGAGTCGTCTACAGTAACAGAACAGACAACAGGCTTTCAATTCATTTGCAAAGAATGTTGCAGAACTACATTTGTTGGCTTGCTATTACACATACACATGATTTTAAGAACCTTAAGTACATAGTTATGTGTTTCtgtcatatttataaaatattttataaaccaTGCAATTTTACAAGTACCATAGCACTTTTTTTACTTCATTCCATAGCATGGGATACTTCATTAGTTTTCCAAACAGGTCCTGGAGCTTGACTTAGTGATTTACCAATGTTTGGTGAGAAAATACTTCCAAAATAATATGGGGAATTGGGTGGTGAAGGGAGAAACTGAAACATTGGGGGTTGTGATGTAATGTACATTCTGCCTGAGCGCTCTGAGCATGCATTCTGGGAAACACTCACCTATTGTGGCTTTAGGACTTGTGCTCAGTCCTTCAATGCTTGGACCCTCTTCAGGTTCTGGTTCACACGGAcaagaaattattaaatataaaagtaccGACGATGAAATGCATGCGATTTGATATGTAATGTGGTCCACTCACGAGTGCTGGTCTCTGAACTCTTAGGACTGTTCTGCTCCAGTTGAGGGGTTACAGCTCCATTCTGATCTGTTAGGGACGGGGACGCCATGTTCCAACTGCTGGCAGGCTGCAGGAAAGAGaacaattattacatttaacccataataataataaaggcatATCTGCATGAGCACAATCTTAAAGAGATAGTCCACCCTAAACTGAACATCATTGTCATTTTCAGTCATTCATAATACCAGAATGCactaaatccattttgattatttgagtaaaattgtgttttctttaccaagaaagtggcgagatgaaaaccactattttctgtttcaaactttcacatagcatctttacgATATAATGACATAAAAAATTCAAATCCAGATTTTGATTATCAAAGatttattacaaaattatttttctcccaaatgcaataaatccatgaaacattttatataaaaatttttcaaaatgcaataaatccattgaatcaatatgagagttatttttcatattgaaactgatgaaaatacacaacatagtaagttgatccgcatatgacagcctctgaactttcaatttcatcatgaacaagaacaatatcacattagaccacagaaattccaaaattacatttcccttacattaaacttccaaaagtgcattaatctttgccatgttacattcatttagttgactagtgctatgtgctgtattaacaaaaacataaatacatgcaatatcacattcataatcgaatgcgattcatctatTGAACGCGATATagtgtgtattaaatgcatctgaataatttccatcagAAAGCACATGGAGATTTActggtactattaatcacagaaccggctttaatgATAAGATGCACATATGACAAACCACAtatgatttatcatgcagcccttgtttgttgatcacaaagtagttttttttttttttaaataagtactcCTTTAGACATCAAAActcaaattcaatttaaaaatcCACAACTCTCTGTGTCCTACCAGTGTGTGCTCGTCAAAGAAGTCAGTCTCTCTCTTCTCTGTAGGTGATGCCTGAGCACAGCTTGAGTTGTCAATCCACAGCTACATAgtgaaagaaagaggaaaaaaaaaaaactaaataaatgtccTAAATGCAGCTCCTCAAATACTCACTGGTTGTCTGCTGTGCTTTCAGAACTAGTGAGTCTGGGAGGAAAGCTATGTAACATGGAGTTTGTTCAGAGACTCAAGTTCAAAGTGTATTCAATATCACAAACACCACAGCTGCATATAAAAAAAGAGATGAAATCCGAATACATCtttgcattacattacatatCTAAACAGCGACATATTAAAACATATgaagaaataatatattaatatataaaaaaaagtgtcaatcACATAAACAATAAGTTAAAGTGCAAGTGGTTCACAATTAGTAGGTTGCATGTctgttttcaacatcaaaaaTCATACATTCAATCAAACTCTTCCACAAAAACACTAATTAAGGCAAAAGAATATATGACCCAGACTACAAGTTCACTTGCAACAAGCATAAACATGGTTTTTGATACCCAGAAATGTGTAGTTCTCTGAATTATTGGGGTTTAGACACTAAACAATCAGGTAACTTATAAACACAGGCCTGTTGTAATAAAACTGACACACATGATGTCCAAAGTAAAATCTTGGAGCACAGCCAGTTTGAAAGATTCTGATTTTACCGCATGTCAATAGCATGAcacaaaaatatctttaaatttCCAATGCTGACAACAACTCCACAGGTCATAGTTCATTTTCTATGCAGCGATAATGCTGGAACAGCATGAGATTGGTATACTCACATCAGTGCCATACTTGGAGAGAGCAGCGTTAGCAAGCTGTCGAATCTTCTCTCTGTACATCTGAGCCGCACGACTGTTATACTTCGCATTGGTGTCATTGGTGGTACAGCCATGCTGGCGGAAAAAACCCATCTGAGCACAAAGAAAACATGGGAGTGATGAAGTGATGTGACATGCACAGTGTTTACAGGCTAAGTTTTAAAGGCAGAACTGCATGTATACTATATagtaagaaaaagaagaacaaacCACGTTGGTTTGTTTGTATTAAACACCATGCCAAGCCAAATTAGgttttcacaatttatttttttgcttaaacTCTTAAACTGTATATGACTTAActctgtttaaataaatacattttctcacAGGGTTAAAACCAGCACAATCTAATAAAACATGCTTCAGGGATAAAGGGACTAACCGCGTTGGCATTTCCTCCAACCTGCATACATCTCAGCTGAAACCAGCTCCAGTTGGAATCCAGTTCTGTGGATCTGAAAAGACAATATTCTACACTTTAACTCACCCTCTAACTCTCACGAACGAAGATATGAATTTGACGGCATAATTTAACAAGTAGAGAAGACAACAGAGTTCCAGACTGACCTGATAAAGCTCAAGTGCACTCCCAAGGAGCGATGTATCCCAGAACAGTCGATGCACAGAAACACTCCATACGAGATACTGGCCCAGCTCGGGTTCTTAGCAGCACAGTCAAAGCAGGCCTTAAACAAACACACCACTTTAATAAAACTGACTCATAAAAACTCAAACTGACTTAAGTCTTCATATGTCCTCTACAGGTTAATAACATGGGCTCCATGGTACTAAATGGTTGAAATGCACTTGAAgactatagacagacagatgttccatgtttatgtttatataatataaattatgacaataaatgtttcaaaatacgtccaactgatctgaaaGCACATTAATCCTCTATTTCATGCcctaatatacatattttacaaatatgAATGACTTCGATCCATCTTCGGACATTCTAGACAGGCATCTCCGCGGGTTTTGAGCTAAAGTTACATTATTACagaataattttctatttttcatCGCCGTTGCGTCATCCTCGTGTAACAGACAGCCGGCAAACGAGTGATTTCCTTCAAGACAGCTCATTGAGACCTAATAACTTGTTAATATCAAGTCATTAGTGTTTGACAGCTTGTAACAGGTCTGTTTTACAGGTGTGATACTGGAAGTAAACATGATGTGTTATTTGGGACCGGGGCCTCATCAAACACCGGTTTAGCGACACACAGATGACACGTAATCCCACCGGAAACACTCACATGGATGTCTCTGAACAGACTAGAACGATACTATAAACATTCACAGATAGGTTTCAATAAGATCTGGTGTGTTACCTTGTTTGTAGGTATGGAGCGCAAACGTTTAAAAATGGTGAGAATTTCTGTCTTGTTCGGTTCCGACGCCATCTTGCCTAAATGCCAACTGAGCAGAGCGGAAACAGAAACCAGAGAGGATCAAACAGACCGACCGGAAGTGATGTTGGTGGAAAATACAGGtctctatgtatatttatatctAGAATAAAGTTGTTGATTTATTATGACAACTTTTACAAAAGAATGTAGGTTTATTTTTGCACGTTTATGTATCCATAATACTATAATTTGATATGCAAATcaagaatgtttgtttttattgtatgatTGTTTCTTGTTGGAGTGTATTTGTCTTGCTTccctgttatatatttatataatatataacacggTAAACTAATAAACTATGTTATTGTTATATTAGTAAAAGCTACTTTTTAGACATTTGAAGCtggaggttttttttatttttaagaaacataAATCTGCATTTATAAATCAAATACTGATTAAGTATGAATAAATTATTCATTacaaaaatctgaattttctTAACTTGATGTTAATGGATCAAAATTACATATGGGATagatctaaataataataataataataatgaataaataaataaataaataatattaacgcAACCTCAGCAGCTCCACCGGAAGTTGCGTCACTTTCTCGTTGTGCCTCTGACGTGTCTGAGCGTGAGGCTTCATTCTGACGGCACGTTAAGTCAGGTGCAGGCCAACTTTTGaagcacatatttatttattttatatatacgtTTTTGTTTAATGGTGTTTGTTCGGTTGCTCGTAGTATCGGGTTCACTGGTGTTTGGCAGAGATGCTGGACTTCTTCGCCATCTTCAGTAAAGGCGGGATCGTGTTGTGGTGCTTCCAGGGAGCCGGAGTCACCGAACCCTTCAGCGGAGCCGTCAACGCGCTCCTCCGCTCCGTCATCCTGCAGGTGAAGCCCGCCGCTGTCAGCTGTGTGCAGGAGGATGTTAAATAACTCGAATATTATTGACTTACAGGTGCATTTGAGTCGGAGTTTGTGCCTGTTGGACATACATAAGTGTTGCGTAAAGCTTGTTAGATACAAACTTGCAATTTTGACATTTGTGAAAAatgattgtgaaataaaaaggtcacagttatctttttttatttttttattctgtggcaggaAAGAAAAAACAGAATTGCAAGTTGCTAGATGTAAACTTTAATTGCTACATAGTCATAattttcagtttatatctcagaTCTCTGCCCTTTttgttctcagaattgtgagatttgtgcccaaattgtgagatataatctaTGAATTGCAagaagaacaaacaaaaaaaacaaaacacattttatccggtggcagaaacaggcttttaTTGTAAACAGCAGTAGCTGCTTACTCAAAGAATAGAAAACCACTAGTAAAAACAAACAATCCACAGATATTAGATCTGTTGATCAACTATTATCTAACTTCAAATTAATCAATATCGTCTATAATGCAATCCACACTTATTCCGCCTTTTTAGCCAAGTACAGCCtttattttgatgaaagattcatcataaaaatgtcaatttAGATTATAGCAACGTGTGTTAAAACATATTTGAAGCTGAATGTTTTTGCCTCTTCTTTTGCAGGAGAGGAGTGGGAATAACTCCTTCACCCACAATGCCCTCAGTCTCAAATACAAGCTGGACAATGAGTTCGAGCTCGTGTTTGTGGTGAGTATAGATTTTACTCTTTTCAATGCAAACAATCTAATTTTTCAGATCAGTCACAGCTGTCCGTGTGTCTGATGGTGTGCCTCTGCTGTCTCAGGTGGGTTTTCAAAAGATCCTGACGCTGACGTATGTGGACAAGTTCATAGATGATGTCCAGCTGCACTTCAGAGATCAATACAAGAATGAGCTGGAGAAGAGAGGTGCACTAAAGTTTCTGCTCAATCATTTTGAATTTGGAGATGACTTCCACATACTTCTGCGGTGAGCTAGACCTTTTCCTGggtcaataaatataaatatttgtcaaaaaaagcatatttttgacttaaaaaaaataattttacacacTTAAGCTTTACCAGCAGAGCTGTGTAcacattgttattttattttcagcacTTAAACTCTAGGCATCTTCATTATATGATGTGTGTGATTTGCAGAGAGGCAGAGGGGAGCAGCAAAGCCAAGCCCCCCGTCTCTATGAGGACTTTCAATGAGTCCCAGAAATCCCAGAAAACTGTGAAGTCTATGATTGAGACAAAAGATGGAGACAAAAGCAAGGAGCAAGTAGGCAAGAAAAGTAAAAATGCCAAAAAGGAGGGTGAGAGACGATTAATGAAGGAAACCAGTGGCTCTTCCGAAGCGACAGGTTGTTAATGCAACCGTTTTTCATTTCTTCTCTTCAGCTGAATCAGGAGGGGATCAGGCTAAAGCTGCCCCGCAGACTGCCTCGAAGAAAGCTATGGAGAATGGAAACGAGGGCCTGACCCAAGAGGAGATTATCGAGAGGAACCGTGCCAAGTTCATCAGTAAGCAGCTGGGTGGAGGAAAACCAGAAAAGTGCAggtatatatttctcattttcggttaagttaaaatactaaaattattaaatctaataaaaaaataaaaaattaatctaaaaaaaaaagtcaaaaacacaacaaaatacattttaaaactttaaataaaattcaagtgaaatataaaaaatctaaatattaacaaACAATATAATAGTATAACATTTTAGTATCGTtcacaagtttttattttgttgtgtttaatttgtaagtcgctttgggtaaaaactgattaaatgtaactGTATCGTACAGTAAGTCCCCTAAACCGCAGAAGCCAAAGGGGAAGATGAACCGGGTGTGGGATATGAGCGGGAAGAGGATTGCAGAGCTGGATTACAGTGGAACCAATGGATACTCCAGTGATGCACAGAACCAAGACCCCGATGCCACAGCTGAACCGGTGAGCAGTCCATCATTACTCCTGACAAACGGTCTCAAACTCAAAACTTTGCAGATGAAACTGTCAAGTAACTGTGTTCCTCCCAGCTGATCCAGGTGGATTCAATGAAGGGTGACCTGCGAGGTGTCGATTATGAGTCctcagatgatgaagatgaagaagtgCAAGAAGAGGACAAGGTTATGGTGGCAGACACTAACAAGAAAGGGTAACATTCTATTCAACACGGCCTCCAAATGTTGTATTTCTTCATCTCTACTCGCTGTTTCTGTGTCTACAATTGATATTGAATGTGCATTCTATGTGGTTTCCCTGCAGAGGCAAAAAGGGTGGTTTCGGGGGAATGTTTGGGATGCTGAAAGGCCTGGTGGGAGCTAAAAATCTGACTCAGGAGGACATGGAGCCAGTCCTGGACAAGATGAAGGATCACCTCATCGGTATGAAAATTGCACatcattcaaaaataattttgtttacatgtttttaaaaCGATTACAGTTTAGTCATGGAAAACCTGTGACAAATTGTTATATGGCGTTTTCTAGACCAGGAAAATTCATCAAAATTAACTTTGACTTTGTTTCTCTtaccctcatttgtaagtcattttggttaaaagcatctgctaaatgattaaattgttaaaatggaTTAGAATAGAttaattaaactgtaaattttatatatgtatatatatatatatatatatatatatatatatatatatatatatatatatatatatatatctcagtggttttcaacctgtgggccgcgttGGTAGTGCAGGTGgaccgccaattactattaaaataaataatattgttaacatATGTAAAAATCTCTAAgtcataacatcatttcatacatgtaattaaataacaaaaaataactatTAAACTGTAACTGTTGTTTTGTTCATTTCCAGTTCATTCTAGGTCTGTGCGATTGAAttgaaatcgtcataaaatcacgatttgagtgtGCACGATTTATAAATAGCTTTTTAGCACAATTTTTTCCGCGGccccgacctcccgcagtatgctatctgaTCAATGCAACGCGCCTAgggcgagaacagaacagactgtggGCATATGCCTAcataactccaggttcacacactgtctgtgatgcgtcttttttccgagcccatgttaacggatcagagcgttcacactgcacacggtaaaataaaaatgtgcaaaaataattaatatctagcacatgagcatagagagagttgtgagtgcacaggatgcaGTTTGAGTGAGAGGAGACAGGTTTAAcgctggttttgtgacagagcaaaggaaatctgcatgcaagcagagagattcgTGCTCGCgcgttattttaatgtgttttcgcGTTACAATAAATCGTGTTCTGTACTGCATACACATACTGTTACGCACTCCAGACGGAGTacatgtgaacctgtataatgtataacaaatctatttcaacacctgaggcaccgctacaattaatgggctctatgaacaatgcatggcaaaaaaataaaaaaattttttcctgcacacgggatttatttatatttttgccataagtctatacattttgttacaccttaacttagtgattattttgactaatGTCTGttctggaaatatgtttcaaattcatcctgaatgcttTCATGACTTTAAAGCATTTGTGTTTGTCAAAATcttgattaaaatcgaaatcgcaaaagtGATCAATGAAATCGcaatagtagttttttttttcattttttttttcatatcgcacagccctagttcatccaataaatacagttaacaatctagcttctgaatACTAAGTTATTAATCCAACAATAGCGGGGccagttaaattattattattttttgcagtgggccgcgcaaacatgtgtttggttgtgtgggccgcgagttgaaaaaggttgggaaccactgatatagagatatatatatataaggcatcTTAAAATAAGATACTGTAGttgaaaatgtaataaatctTTGTGTAAAAACAattgagtaaaataaaaatgtcttaaatgttaaaattgatatAAATGCATACTAAATTTAACAGTACAGTAAAGAGAAGCATAATGTtgtggataaaataaaaaatgagtaaaactaaaatagattaaaatgcataaaaatgataaattaatacatgtaacaaaattgattaaaataaaattgtttaaaattattaattgcaatctttttttaatctattttatgaataaataatacatcTTACAGCACAGtatatgtagaaaaaaaatgatCTGATTAAAATAAGGACTAATTTGATTAGATAAATAAGTGCATCGAACAGTACAGTACTGTAGGTGTAAACAAAgtaataattacactatttttataaaataaaataattcaaataatgaaaattttattaaattaagtaaaaacatATCAAATGTCTAACAGTACAGTGATATAGGATTAAAAAAGCATAACCGAAACTAAATATTATCTTgataatattttatgcatttagaatATTAATTTTCCACTGTATAAATTGGGTCTTTATACATGGAAAATGTATATTGCCTTTTAAATTTTAAGACACGTTCTCTCACATATAGATGATCATATTTATGGATTAAAAACCCCACAGCTAGTTATTGATCCTGATAAAACTTGCTTGTGAGCAATACAGGTTTTTGATTCATGACTAAATTGTTCTTTTTTCAGTCTgttctttttaatgaaattattgaAAAGATCAAAAATAAGTCTATATGAATTTTACCTGATCAAAATAATGCTTCAAGATTTAATTAATCAAGGAACTGTTTATACAGTCTACATTATAGCTTGGTCAAACTAATTGCAGTTTGTCTTTTCTTGTTTCTCTAGCCAAGAATGTAGCCGCTGAAATCGCCTCGCAGCTCTGTAACTCTGTGGCCAAGAAGCTGGAAGGCAAAGTCATGGGCACCTTCACCAGTGAGTGAA is a window from the Carassius carassius chromosome 13, fCarCar2.1, whole genome shotgun sequence genome containing:
- the LOC132155878 gene encoding signal recognition particle receptor subunit alpha-like — translated: MLDFFAIFSKGGIVLWCFQGAGVTEPFSGAVNALLRSVILQERSGNNSFTHNALSLKYKLDNEFELVFVVGFQKILTLTYVDKFIDDVQLHFRDQYKNELEKRGALKFLLNHFEFGDDFHILLREAEGSSKAKPPVSMRTFNESQKSQKTVKSMIETKDGDKSKEQVGKKSKNAKKEAESGGDQAKAAPQTASKKAMENGNEGLTQEEIIERNRAKFISKQLGGGKPEKCSKSPKPQKPKGKMNRVWDMSGKRIAELDYSGTNGYSSDAQNQDPDATAEPLIQVDSMKGDLRGVDYESSDDEDEEVQEEDKVMVADTNKKGGKKGGFGGMFGMLKGLVGAKNLTQEDMEPVLDKMKDHLIAKNVAAEIASQLCNSVAKKLEGKVMGTFTTVASTVKQALQDSLVQILQPKRRVDILRDVLEARSQRKPFVITFCGVNGVGKSTNLAKISYWLIENGFTVLIAACDTFRAGAVEQLRTHQRRLNSLHPPEKHGGQPAVQLFEKGYGKDAAGIAMEAIAFARNQGFDVVLIDTAGRMQDNAPLMTALAKLIAVNTPDLVLFVGEALVGNEAVDQLVKFNQALADHSKTDKPRLIDGIVLTKFDTIDDKVGAAISMTYITGQPIVFVGTGQTYSDLRSLNARAVVSALMKA